In a genomic window of Alteromonas gilva:
- a CDS encoding sulfite exporter TauE/SafE family protein has product MNDFGYISAFLVGLAGSLHCVGMCGGIAGALRAAIPSHNATLPYILSYNFGRITSYAIAGFLTGALGQIAQASVKNGLAVFQILSAVMLLAMGLYLAQWWRGLARIERLGQGIWKRIRPLSKRFIPFKSPLSAYPYGFIWGWLPCGLVYSTLTWAMVSGDALQGALTMAAFGLGTLPALISVSIGAGWLMTLLQQHNTRIMVASGLILYALFLIYRTLDSIN; this is encoded by the coding sequence ATGAATGATTTTGGCTATATCTCGGCGTTTTTAGTGGGCCTTGCAGGCTCTCTTCATTGTGTTGGTATGTGCGGCGGTATCGCCGGCGCTTTGCGCGCTGCAATCCCCAGCCATAATGCCACGCTGCCTTATATACTCAGTTATAATTTCGGTCGTATAACCAGCTATGCTATTGCTGGCTTTCTCACCGGGGCTTTGGGGCAAATTGCCCAGGCCTCAGTAAAAAACGGTTTGGCGGTGTTTCAAATACTAAGCGCCGTAATGCTACTGGCTATGGGGCTTTACTTAGCGCAGTGGTGGCGGGGTTTAGCGCGTATAGAGCGGCTCGGTCAGGGGATATGGAAACGTATTCGCCCACTGTCGAAACGTTTTATTCCGTTTAAAAGTCCGTTATCGGCTTATCCATATGGTTTTATCTGGGGCTGGCTGCCCTGTGGCTTAGTGTACTCAACCTTAACCTGGGCGATGGTATCAGGTGACGCGCTGCAAGGCGCGCTAACGATGGCCGCATTTGGTTTGGGCACCTTACCGGCGTTGATATCGGTGAGTATTGGCGCGGGTTGGTTAATGACACTGTTGCAACAACACAATACTCGTATAATGGTCGCATCAGGCCTTATACTTTATGCACTTTTCTTGATTTATCGAACACTAGATAGTATTAATTGA
- a CDS encoding FixH family protein, with amino-acid sequence METTDTKPWYKYFWPWFLIAVPASSFIVGYFVVYFATNTDDSLVVDDYYKEGKAINATMAKVEAARRLGIMTDLTVNGGEIALQFHSGIPATGNALKLNFYHVTLQDKDFSILLTRDASGIYRGYTEQDTAGKWQVSLTPLDEKWKVQQTIGFPRTGAIRFIP; translated from the coding sequence ATGGAAACAACTGACACGAAGCCCTGGTATAAATATTTCTGGCCATGGTTTCTGATTGCGGTGCCCGCATCGTCATTTATTGTGGGTTACTTTGTCGTTTATTTTGCGACCAACACTGACGACTCGCTGGTGGTCGATGACTATTACAAAGAAGGTAAAGCTATTAACGCCACCATGGCCAAAGTGGAAGCGGCCCGACGTTTAGGGATCATGACCGATTTGACAGTTAATGGCGGCGAAATTGCACTGCAATTTCATAGTGGTATTCCGGCAACCGGCAATGCGTTAAAACTGAACTTTTACCATGTGACGCTGCAGGACAAAGACTTTTCTATTCTGCTTACCCGCGACGCCAGCGGCATTTATCGTGGCTATACGGAGCAGGACACGGCGGGTAAGTGGCAAGTATCCTTAACTCCACTCGATGAGAAGTGGAAAGTCCAACAAACCATTGGCTTCCCTCGCACTGGCGCAATCAGATTCATACCCTGA
- the uspE gene encoding universal stress protein UspE → MIEYTRILAIVEPERDTQPAISRALELAARTGASITAFMTIYDFSYEMTTMLSGEEREAMRQAVVKERTEWLAAQLAPYKAAIEVAVEWNNRPYEAIIKYVMAKDMDIVVKATRSHDSLRSVIFTPTDWHLIRKCPTPVLLVKEHDWPQDGKIIAAVNVGTEDREHAKLNDRLTTIAQDYATLLSGHVHLANCFPGTPLNIAIEVPEFDPDAYNASVKNHHLEEMEHHSKRFSIPLDNCHVKEGLPERVIPQIARDLDAELVIIGTVGRVGLSAALIGNTAEHVIDELNCDVLAVKPEGFESPIS, encoded by the coding sequence ATGATTGAATATACCCGTATCCTGGCCATCGTTGAGCCAGAACGCGATACTCAACCTGCTATATCGCGAGCGTTAGAACTTGCTGCAAGAACCGGTGCATCCATTACCGCGTTTATGACTATCTACGACTTCTCCTACGAAATGACCACCATGTTATCCGGTGAAGAGCGTGAGGCTATGCGCCAGGCTGTGGTTAAAGAACGAACCGAATGGCTGGCCGCTCAGCTTGCCCCTTACAAGGCCGCTATTGAGGTAGCCGTTGAATGGAACAACCGCCCCTATGAAGCCATCATAAAGTACGTCATGGCGAAAGACATGGATATCGTTGTAAAGGCAACCCGTTCTCACGACAGCTTGCGCTCAGTCATTTTTACCCCTACTGACTGGCATCTGATCCGCAAATGCCCTACCCCTGTGCTACTGGTAAAAGAGCACGACTGGCCGCAGGATGGCAAAATCATTGCCGCGGTTAACGTCGGCACCGAAGATCGGGAGCATGCAAAGCTCAACGATCGCCTGACAACTATCGCTCAGGATTACGCGACCCTTTTGAGTGGCCATGTTCACCTGGCGAATTGTTTTCCCGGCACACCGCTTAACATCGCCATAGAAGTACCGGAGTTTGACCCTGACGCTTACAATGCATCGGTTAAAAATCACCATCTGGAAGAAATGGAACATCACAGCAAACGATTTTCGATACCTCTGGATAATTGCCATGTGAAAGAAGGACTGCCAGAAAGAGTCATTCCGCAAATTGCCAGGGATCTGGACGCCGAGCTGGTAATTATTGGCACCGTAGGCCGGGTTGGTTTATCTGCGGCGTTAATCGGCAATACCGCCGAACACGTTATAGACGAACTCAATTGTGATGTACTGGCAGTGAAGCCAGAAGGTTTTGAAAGCCCTATCAGCTAA
- a CDS encoding cbb3-type cytochrome oxidase subunit 3, producing MDQGIVGSIFTVIVFVIFIGIVMWAFSSRNKKKFDEAANLPFADEDKEESKKNSGS from the coding sequence ATGGATCAGGGTATTGTAGGCAGCATATTTACTGTCATCGTTTTCGTCATTTTTATTGGCATTGTAATGTGGGCGTTTAGTAGTCGAAACAAAAAGAAATTCGACGAAGCAGCTAACCTGCCCTTTGCAGACGAAGACAAAGAAGAATCAAAAAAGAATAGCGGGAGTTAA
- a CDS encoding DUF2987 domain-containing protein, translating into MKRFLLLLPLLVASHSTLAEQIEVEYKRFYSHVSKIGDESTSALQFAFGFMHVRNKALCHINSATIVTQKVDLPLAVSPEQRFLVPKEKALKLADAAIVIDLDEPANLCDMSVQLETTAEYVKKQYSSAELALIKAQYDTFFDDMGGFLSFMMPAVSGLKIQFADKSLNQTLAGAPPIINGTLILDNDWLEQGNALDLPAAPLRITAVAED; encoded by the coding sequence ATGAAACGTTTTTTATTGCTGCTGCCGTTACTTGTTGCAAGTCACTCAACCCTGGCCGAACAGATCGAGGTTGAGTACAAGCGCTTTTATAGCCACGTGAGTAAAATTGGTGATGAGAGTACCTCTGCATTGCAGTTTGCATTTGGTTTTATGCATGTTCGCAACAAAGCATTGTGTCACATTAATAGTGCCACGATTGTCACCCAGAAAGTGGATTTACCATTAGCGGTGTCACCAGAGCAGCGTTTTTTAGTGCCTAAAGAAAAGGCGCTTAAGCTGGCAGACGCAGCCATTGTCATCGATTTGGATGAGCCTGCGAATCTGTGCGATATGTCTGTTCAGCTTGAGACCACCGCTGAGTACGTTAAAAAGCAGTACAGCAGTGCAGAGTTAGCCTTAATTAAAGCGCAATATGATACGTTTTTTGATGATATGGGCGGTTTTCTTTCTTTTATGATGCCGGCGGTCAGTGGCCTTAAGATTCAGTTTGCAGATAAATCACTTAACCAAACCCTTGCGGGAGCGCCGCCCATCATCAATGGCACGTTGATTCTTGATAACGATTGGCTGGAGCAGGGCAACGCGCTCGATTTACCCGCCGCTCCGCTTAGGATCACGGCGGTAGCAGAAGACTAA
- the ccoS gene encoding cbb3-type cytochrome oxidase assembly protein CcoS produces MSIIYVLIPLAIILVAVALGIFFWAVRSNQFDDLERQGYSILFDDDLPEEQRRKATSSESSSTKKTDSTASHNE; encoded by the coding sequence GTGAGTATAATTTACGTATTGATCCCACTGGCAATAATTCTTGTGGCGGTGGCGTTAGGTATCTTCTTCTGGGCCGTTCGCTCTAACCAGTTTGACGATCTGGAGCGCCAGGGATACAGCATATTGTTCGACGATGATTTACCCGAAGAGCAGCGTCGCAAAGCCACATCAAGTGAGTCATCATCGACCAAAAAAACGGATTCCACAGCGTCACATAATGAATGA
- a CDS encoding heavy metal translocating P-type ATPase, whose amino-acid sequence MTTDTSSECYHCGLPADPQSQYHAVVLGKDRVMCCPGCEAVAEAIVDNGLEDYYQFRTEPAAQGDVNFQNTLSKLSVYDDPALQEDFVYDDGAHKEIQLTVEGITCAACGWLIEKQLARVNGISQVSVNVSERRAAVSWLPDAIQLSGILNALKKIGYTALPFQPDQHEASYQSEQKQFLKKLGLAGLMTMQVMMLMTGLYFDLFGSIERETRQYFYWVALVLTTPVVFYSGSTFYLGAIKAISARTVNMDVPVTIAVFGTYIAGLKATLLQSGEVYFESICMFIFLLLLSRYLEHRSRHRATQISANMMQYIPVTAQRLDADGNITACLAKHLLPGDKVVVKPGDTIPIDGRIIEGSSAIDEAMLTGEFEPVIKQVGATVYGGTVNQKSTLIVEVHQQLKYALVNQIIRLQSTAMANKPKAAQLADTFSRYFVVAVLFISAATYTYWYWQGNDEAFWIAIAVLVATCPCALGLATPSALTCAMARLNKQGVLLKRADALEQLTTISTIALDKTGTLTEGKFSIVQSWYLTGQDPAHLFAVAASLEARSEHPIGKAFSCNNLLTVSDFAVNIGGGISGTVSNKQWHLGSAAFTGTDAQTVPITANVFLTCEGQCLAAFEVADGLKPDTAATLALLNQYKLILLSGDTQRNVDSLAAHLPLTTATGSLTPEQKYRAVQQLQAAGEQVMMLGDGINDAPVLASADVSVAVGNANDVARNAADVVLLSDSLSAVPALLDIAARTRNKIRQNMLWAIGYNLLILPFAVSGLLLPWMAVIGMSLSSIIVVSNSTRLLK is encoded by the coding sequence ATGACTACCGACACCAGCTCTGAGTGCTATCATTGCGGTCTGCCTGCAGATCCTCAAAGCCAGTACCACGCCGTGGTATTAGGCAAGGACCGGGTGATGTGTTGCCCGGGCTGTGAGGCTGTCGCCGAAGCTATCGTGGATAACGGCCTGGAAGATTATTATCAGTTTCGTACTGAGCCTGCCGCACAAGGTGATGTTAATTTTCAAAATACATTGTCGAAGTTATCGGTGTACGACGATCCTGCTTTGCAGGAAGATTTCGTTTACGACGACGGTGCTCATAAAGAAATCCAACTGACCGTAGAAGGCATTACCTGCGCCGCCTGTGGCTGGCTGATAGAGAAACAACTGGCACGGGTGAACGGTATTTCTCAGGTATCAGTGAATGTCTCAGAACGGCGCGCCGCCGTTAGTTGGTTACCTGACGCTATCCAGTTAAGTGGTATTTTAAACGCACTGAAGAAAATTGGTTACACCGCTCTGCCCTTCCAGCCGGATCAACATGAAGCCTCATACCAGAGTGAACAAAAACAGTTTTTAAAAAAGCTCGGCCTTGCAGGACTGATGACCATGCAGGTAATGATGCTGATGACAGGCTTGTATTTTGATTTGTTTGGCAGTATTGAGCGTGAAACCCGGCAGTATTTTTACTGGGTAGCTCTGGTCCTTACCACACCGGTGGTATTTTACTCGGGCAGTACGTTTTATTTAGGCGCCATCAAAGCCATCTCGGCGCGCACTGTCAACATGGACGTACCGGTTACCATCGCCGTGTTCGGCACTTATATTGCGGGTTTAAAAGCCACCTTACTGCAAAGTGGCGAGGTGTACTTTGAATCTATTTGCATGTTTATTTTTTTGCTGTTGCTAAGTCGCTACCTGGAACACCGCTCAAGACACCGCGCTACCCAGATTTCAGCCAATATGATGCAGTACATCCCTGTTACCGCCCAGCGTCTGGACGCGGATGGCAATATTACCGCCTGTTTGGCCAAGCATCTGCTGCCAGGCGACAAAGTGGTGGTAAAACCCGGTGATACCATCCCCATCGACGGACGCATAATTGAAGGCAGTTCGGCCATCGATGAAGCCATGCTTACCGGCGAGTTCGAACCCGTGATAAAACAGGTGGGCGCAACGGTCTATGGCGGTACGGTGAATCAAAAAAGTACCCTTATCGTCGAAGTTCATCAACAACTCAAGTATGCCCTGGTTAATCAAATCATCCGCTTGCAATCAACGGCGATGGCAAACAAGCCCAAGGCGGCACAATTAGCCGATACGTTCTCACGGTATTTTGTTGTTGCTGTATTGTTCATCAGCGCTGCGACCTATACCTACTGGTACTGGCAAGGTAATGACGAGGCATTCTGGATTGCCATTGCGGTGTTGGTGGCTACCTGCCCTTGTGCACTGGGGCTCGCCACGCCATCAGCACTCACCTGTGCAATGGCCAGGCTCAATAAGCAAGGCGTATTACTCAAACGGGCCGATGCACTCGAACAGTTAACCACTATCAGTACTATCGCGCTGGACAAAACCGGTACACTCACCGAGGGTAAGTTCAGCATCGTACAAAGCTGGTATTTAACCGGGCAGGATCCCGCCCATTTGTTTGCTGTCGCTGCAAGCCTGGAGGCGCGTTCCGAGCACCCAATTGGCAAGGCATTTTCATGTAATAATCTGCTGACTGTGAGCGATTTTGCGGTCAATATCGGTGGCGGTATCAGCGGTACGGTCAGCAATAAGCAATGGCATCTTGGTTCGGCAGCATTTACCGGCACAGATGCGCAAACAGTGCCTATAACGGCGAATGTATTCTTAACCTGCGAGGGTCAGTGTTTAGCAGCGTTTGAGGTGGCAGACGGTCTCAAACCGGATACCGCCGCCACGCTGGCATTGCTCAACCAATACAAACTAATTCTGCTAAGCGGTGATACGCAGCGAAATGTCGATTCGCTGGCGGCCCATCTGCCCCTGACAACGGCGACTGGTAGCTTAACGCCCGAGCAAAAGTATCGTGCCGTGCAGCAATTGCAAGCCGCGGGAGAGCAGGTCATGATGCTGGGCGACGGCATTAACGACGCGCCTGTATTAGCCAGCGCCGATGTCTCGGTAGCGGTAGGTAATGCCAATGATGTAGCCCGTAATGCCGCTGATGTAGTGTTGCTAAGCGACTCCTTGTCTGCCGTACCCGCCCTGCTTGATATCGCTGCGCGTACCCGCAACAAAATACGTCAAAACATGCTCTGGGCAATCGGCTATAACCTGTTGATCCTGCCCTTTGCAGTATCTGGCCTGCTTTTACCCTGGATGGCCGTGATCGGCATGTCATTAAGTAGTATCATTGTGGTTTCTAACTCAACGCGATTACTCAAATAA
- the ttcA gene encoding tRNA 2-thiocytidine(32) synthetase TtcA, with amino-acid sequence MSLQVNSASAATKSKQKYSFNKLQKRLRRNVGKAIEDFAMIEDGDKVMVCLSGGKDSYTMLDVLMYLQRIAPISFEIVAVNLDQKQPGFPEHILPGYLDSLSVDYKIVEEDTYSIVKDKIPEGKTTCSLCSRLRRGILYRTATELGATKIALGHHRDDMLETLFLNMFHGGKLKSMPPKLVSDDGKHVVIRPLAYCNEADIEKYASAVEFPIIPCNLCGSQENLQRQNIKMMLQDWNKRFPGRIESMFRAMQNVTPSHLADSKLYDFKTIKASGKPEPEGDIAFDTPEFKDENRSVQPAQSINIVNLTE; translated from the coding sequence ATGAGTTTACAGGTTAACAGCGCTTCTGCCGCCACAAAATCAAAACAAAAATACAGTTTTAACAAGCTACAGAAACGCTTGCGCCGCAATGTGGGCAAAGCCATCGAAGATTTTGCCATGATCGAAGACGGCGACAAGGTAATGGTGTGTTTGTCAGGCGGTAAAGACAGCTATACCATGCTTGATGTATTGATGTACCTGCAACGCATCGCGCCAATCAGTTTTGAAATCGTAGCGGTAAACCTCGATCAAAAACAGCCCGGTTTTCCCGAACACATTTTACCCGGGTATTTAGATAGTCTGTCCGTTGATTACAAAATCGTAGAGGAAGACACCTACTCGATTGTTAAAGATAAAATCCCCGAGGGCAAAACAACCTGTTCGCTTTGTTCGCGGTTACGTCGCGGCATTTTGTACCGCACCGCCACAGAGCTCGGCGCTACCAAAATAGCCTTGGGCCATCATCGTGACGACATGTTAGAAACCCTGTTTTTGAATATGTTTCATGGCGGAAAGCTCAAATCCATGCCACCGAAACTGGTCAGTGACGATGGTAAACATGTGGTGATTCGGCCTCTGGCTTACTGTAATGAAGCCGACATCGAAAAATACGCCTCAGCGGTTGAATTTCCTATTATTCCTTGTAACTTATGTGGTTCACAGGAAAACTTGCAGCGACAGAACATCAAAATGATGTTGCAGGACTGGAATAAGCGTTTTCCGGGCCGCATAGAGTCAATGTTCAGGGCGATGCAAAATGTCACTCCGTCACATCTTGCCGATAGCAAGCTTTACGACTTTAAAACGATTAAAGCAAGCGGCAAGCCTGAGCCAGAGGGTGATATAGCGTTCGATACTCCTGAATTTAAAGATGAAAACCGTTCTGTACAACCTGCACAGTCCATCAATATTGTAAACTTGACGGAATAG
- the rssA gene encoding patatin-like phospholipase RssA codes for MKIGIALGSGASRGWAHIGVIQALEKLGVKIDVVAGCSIGAYVGSAYASGRLNELKEWASSLTEWQTLSLMGIGIRRGGLASGQKVFDKLSSDFCASTFESMEKPFACVATDLYSGREVVFNTGDVGKSVQASCAIPALFSPIAYNDRWLVDGAVVNPVPVNLCRQLGADFVIAVNLNADFRPLRIARETAKHAETQERNEHFFKKSQDVVRQWFSPEPKDNSKQAPGILSVMSSSLEILQARVTRSRLAGEPPDILIEPPLSDVGLMEFHRCAEMCEIGEQVVMRLAEQIRYQLVLDEVLPPSSVDNEPENPDEPPTSEARIPTED; via the coding sequence ATGAAAATCGGCATTGCGCTAGGTTCTGGAGCCTCCCGGGGCTGGGCACACATTGGCGTTATCCAGGCACTCGAAAAGCTCGGTGTTAAAATCGATGTCGTGGCCGGCTGTTCAATTGGCGCCTACGTTGGCTCAGCCTATGCCAGTGGCCGACTTAACGAACTGAAAGAATGGGCCTCCTCGCTCACAGAATGGCAAACCTTAAGTCTGATGGGAATAGGAATTCGCCGTGGTGGTCTCGCCAGTGGTCAGAAGGTCTTCGACAAGTTGTCGAGTGATTTTTGTGCCAGTACCTTTGAGTCAATGGAAAAGCCCTTCGCCTGCGTCGCCACTGATTTGTATTCTGGCCGCGAAGTTGTGTTTAATACCGGTGATGTGGGTAAATCAGTACAAGCGTCCTGCGCAATTCCAGCCTTGTTTTCGCCCATTGCCTACAATGATCGCTGGTTAGTTGACGGTGCGGTGGTTAATCCTGTGCCGGTAAATTTATGCCGGCAGTTAGGCGCTGATTTTGTTATTGCGGTGAATCTTAATGCAGATTTCAGGCCCCTGCGTATTGCCCGGGAAACCGCCAAGCACGCCGAAACTCAGGAGCGCAATGAACACTTTTTCAAGAAAAGTCAGGATGTTGTACGTCAGTGGTTTTCGCCAGAACCCAAAGACAACAGTAAACAAGCGCCAGGAATTTTAAGCGTGATGAGCAGTTCGCTGGAAATCCTACAGGCGCGCGTAACACGATCACGACTGGCCGGTGAGCCGCCTGATATATTAATTGAGCCACCGTTGTCAGATGTTGGTTTAATGGAGTTTCACCGCTGTGCAGAAATGTGTGAAATAGGCGAACAAGTAGTGATGCGTCTGGCCGAACAGATCCGTTATCAACTGGTGTTAGACGAGGTGTTGCCTCCCTCATCGGTAGACAACGAGCCTGAAAACCCGGACGAGCCCCCAACCAGCGAGGCGAGGATCCCTACAGAAGACTAG
- the ccoP gene encoding cytochrome-c oxidase, cbb3-type subunit III encodes MSMFWTIWISVITLGTIVGSYLLLRWNLTNYTGHPEGESMGHEFDGIVEINNPLPRWWTILFYITIVWSFFYLALYPGLGSWEGFWGWKSSNQNVQSLEESAQARVEAKEQGYIVQYDRELDYAAEKFDPIFEAYAKVPVEELVNNEEAVKVGQRLFMQNCSQCHGSDARGNTGFPNLTDDDWLYGGSGAKIKETLINGRNAAMPAWLDSMGEQGIKETVAYVLSLSGREMEENHDTLAKAGKARFAVCAACHGMDGKGNQALGAPNLTDNIWLYGGSERAITETLTYGRNGVMPSFKKTLGEDKIHVVATYVYSLSH; translated from the coding sequence ATGAGCATGTTTTGGACAATTTGGATCTCTGTGATCACACTGGGAACCATCGTCGGAAGTTACTTGCTGTTACGTTGGAATTTGACTAACTACACCGGTCACCCGGAAGGCGAGTCAATGGGGCACGAATTTGACGGGATTGTTGAGATCAACAATCCGCTGCCAAGATGGTGGACCATTCTGTTTTACATCACGATTGTATGGAGCTTTTTCTACTTAGCACTGTACCCCGGTTTAGGTTCGTGGGAAGGCTTTTGGGGCTGGAAAAGTTCTAACCAGAACGTCCAGTCGTTAGAGGAATCTGCTCAGGCGCGTGTTGAAGCTAAAGAGCAAGGTTACATCGTTCAGTACGATCGCGAACTGGATTATGCGGCTGAAAAATTTGACCCTATCTTCGAAGCGTATGCAAAAGTACCGGTAGAAGAACTGGTCAATAACGAAGAAGCGGTGAAAGTTGGTCAGCGTCTGTTTATGCAGAACTGTTCACAGTGCCATGGTTCAGATGCCCGCGGTAATACGGGCTTCCCTAACCTCACTGATGATGACTGGTTATACGGTGGCTCTGGCGCCAAGATTAAAGAAACACTCATCAATGGTCGTAATGCAGCAATGCCTGCATGGCTGGACTCAATGGGTGAACAGGGCATTAAAGAAACCGTTGCCTATGTACTGAGCCTCAGTGGCCGTGAAATGGAAGAAAATCACGATACCCTGGCTAAGGCAGGCAAGGCACGTTTTGCTGTGTGTGCTGCATGTCACGGTATGGACGGCAAAGGTAACCAGGCACTGGGTGCGCCTAACCTCACCGACAACATCTGGTTGTATGGCGGGTCTGAGCGAGCCATTACGGAAACCCTGACCTATGGTCGAAATGGTGTTATGCCGTCGTTCAAGAAAACCCTGGGTGAAGATAAAATTCATGTTGTAGCAACTTACGTTTACAGCTTGTCTCACTAA
- the ccoO gene encoding cytochrome-c oxidase, cbb3-type subunit II, giving the protein MRNPHEIIEKNVGLLTVLILVAISFGALVQITPLMFQQQVMEPVEGLKPYTALQLEGRDIYIREGCVGCHSQMIRPFRAETERYGHYSVAGESVWEHPFLWGSKRTGPDLARVGERYSDEWHRVHLMNPRDVVPESNMPGFPWLAENTLTGEDTAKKMAVFQSFGVPYTEEDIEGAQAAVKGKTEMEALIAYLQSLGTYLK; this is encoded by the coding sequence ATGCGTAATCCACATGAAATAATCGAAAAAAACGTTGGCTTGCTAACGGTGTTAATTCTGGTTGCTATCAGTTTCGGTGCCCTGGTGCAAATCACACCGCTGATGTTTCAACAGCAGGTGATGGAGCCGGTAGAAGGTCTTAAGCCTTACACCGCATTGCAGTTAGAAGGTCGTGACATTTACATCCGCGAAGGCTGCGTAGGTTGTCACAGCCAGATGATTCGCCCTTTCCGTGCTGAAACTGAGCGTTACGGACACTATTCAGTTGCGGGTGAATCGGTATGGGAGCATCCGTTCCTGTGGGGTTCTAAGCGAACAGGTCCTGATCTGGCCCGGGTTGGCGAACGCTACAGCGACGAGTGGCACCGTGTTCACTTAATGAACCCGCGTGACGTAGTACCAGAGTCAAACATGCCTGGTTTCCCCTGGTTAGCTGAGAATACGTTAACCGGTGAAGACACCGCTAAAAAGATGGCTGTATTCCAAAGTTTCGGCGTACCTTACACGGAAGAAGACATTGAAGGCGCACAGGCGGCAGTAAAAGGCAAAACCGAAATGGAAGCCCTTATTGCTTATCTGCAATCTCTTGGCACGTATTTGAAATAA
- the fnr gene encoding fumarate/nitrate reduction transcriptional regulator Fnr, producing MTKGSEFSIHCQSCSFSHLCLPVSLNKTEMDSLDDIIERKKPLHKNDKLVKAGDSFRSLYAVRAGSFKSFVTSKDGEEQIIGFHFPGDIIGFDALRENTHQSYTQALETAMVCELPYETLDQMSVQLPKLRHQIMSFMSAEIKHDHDLMMLLNKRTAEERLIYFLAHLSKRFEERGFSPKQFNLSMTRNEIGNYLGLTVETISRLLTRFQKESIIEVNGKLITIIDFDAMDKKLHSMDIPSTTVS from the coding sequence ATGACAAAAGGCTCGGAATTTTCTATTCATTGCCAGAGTTGCAGTTTTAGCCATTTATGTTTGCCTGTTTCACTGAACAAAACAGAAATGGATTCGTTGGATGATATTATTGAGCGCAAAAAGCCGCTGCATAAAAATGATAAGCTGGTAAAAGCTGGCGATAGCTTTCGTTCTTTATACGCTGTCAGAGCGGGCTCATTTAAATCATTTGTCACCAGTAAAGACGGCGAAGAACAAATCATTGGGTTTCATTTCCCGGGTGATATCATAGGTTTTGATGCCCTGCGGGAAAACACCCATCAAAGTTACACTCAGGCGCTGGAAACCGCTATGGTGTGCGAGCTGCCCTACGAAACACTGGATCAAATGTCGGTGCAATTGCCGAAGTTACGTCATCAGATTATGAGTTTCATGAGCGCTGAAATTAAGCATGATCATGATCTCATGATGTTACTCAATAAGCGCACAGCCGAAGAACGCCTGATTTACTTTTTAGCGCACTTGTCAAAACGCTTCGAAGAGCGCGGTTTTTCGCCCAAACAGTTTAATCTGAGTATGACGCGTAACGAAATAGGCAATTACCTGGGTTTAACGGTTGAAACAATATCCAGGTTACTCACCCGCTTCCAAAAAGAGAGCATTATCGAAGTCAACGGTAAACTCATTACCATTATCGACTTTGACGCCATGGATAAAAAGCTTCATAGCATGGATATTCCCTCTACTACAGTCAGCTGA